The following proteins are co-located in the Athene noctua chromosome 16, bAthNoc1.hap1.1, whole genome shotgun sequence genome:
- the CIMIP1 gene encoding ciliary microtubule inner protein 1 — MADAAHRRPGPAQSCSFVAWDNCWKKHIESEREAARRWSHKWGFLKTPPKELIEDEKKENTKPKIQLPEHLQVRPVTPMEKYIKVTPSPPVPKTTQGFIGWRSAVPGLQLEHGFQIQSCKGTFFKDLKWPCEPSD, encoded by the exons ATGGCGGACGCGGCGCatcgccgccccggccccgcgcagtCCTGCAGCTTCGTGGCGTGGGACAACTGCTG gaaaaaacacattgaaagtgAACGAGAAGCTGCAAGAAGATGGTCTCACAAATGGGGATTCTTGAAAACTCCTCCTAAGGAG ttgattgaagatgaaaagaaagaaaatacaaagccCAAGATACAACTTCCAGAACATCTGCAGGTTCGACCTGTGACACCCATGGAAAAATACATTAAG GTGACTCCATCTCCCCCAGTACCTAAGACTACCCAGGGATTTATTGGCTGGAGATCAGCAGTTCCAGGGTTGCAACTTGAACATGGTTTTCAAATCCAAAGCTGCAAAGGTACCTTTTTTAAGGATTTGAAGTGGCCGTGTGAGCCCTCTGACTGA